The following is a genomic window from Candidatus Woesearchaeota archaeon.
TTTGGTAAATCGTCGAGCATGAAGTTGGCTGAACGTGAGCGCATGTTCATCTGTTCCACACCAAAATATATTGAGTCTGCACCCGCATTAATTGCTGCTCTTAATGATTCGTATGAGCCTGCTGGCGCCATTATTTCTATTTTTTTGCTTATCATGTTGCTTTGGAGTGGTTTTTTGCTTAAGAATTTTATGGTAATGTGAGAATTTTCGTGTTATCTAACTTAAATTATTTGTTATGGGGATTCTTGAAAGGTTCGGGGGTTAGATAAAATTCATTATCTTTTTCAAACATTATTCCTATGTCGATATTTTTTGCTATTTGTGTATTGCTTTCCCCATATTTTTTTCTTAACTCTTCTTCTTGATATTTTGAAGATGTCCAGTTTCTATTTTCAAGGTCTGTTTTCATTTTTTGGAATTCGTTACTTTTTAATATTTGAGTTACCTTATCGACATTTATATCAACTTTATGATTGTCTATTGCGTATCCTGTGAAGAATTCTCCGTTTTTGTGTTGTATGTGATGACCTCCCTCTGTCAAGACTTTTCCATTTGAGTTAACTAAGTATTTGGTAGCGCCTAATGTCACTACGGTTCCTTTGTCTGTTTCATAGGCAGAGTGATATGAAGGCCAGTCGGTGTTGGGTCTAACAACAGTAATATCTTCCAAGCTTTCTTGAATATTTTTCAAGTCTTTGATGTTTCTTACCAAATCCTGTATTGCCATTCTATCTATGTAAATAATCTCCATCTATATATTTTTCTTTTTTTATCCCTGTTTGATGGTAAAAAGTTCTTTATTTTTGCTTATCGTGCTTCTTAGAATTAAGTTTTATCTTAAGAATTTTATGGTGTTAGTACTGCAAAATATCTCTTTTTTCATAGGTACTTTCATTTATTTGTTTGTTTTTGGTGTACTCGAAATCATTTATAAACAACATCTTTCTACTAACAGTACTTCCAAAATTTAGAAGTATTAAAAGGTTAAAATGTTCAAAAAAATATTAGAAAAAATAGCAAGATTCCAAGTAAAGAATCCGTATATTACTGTTCTAATAATCTTAACAATAACAATAATCTTATTTTCAGGAATGCAAAACGTAAGAACTGTTGCATCCATGGAAAAGATGATGCCTCCTCAAGTAGAAGAAATAAAAGCATTCAATACCTTGCGCGATAATTATTTAGGGCAAGACATGGTTGCTATTGTTATAAAAGTAGACAGGGAAAGTTCTGCAACAGAAGGCGTAATTGATGTTCGAGACAAAAGAGTAACAGAATATGTTCAGTCTTTAAAAAAACTCATAGAAGAATCTCCCGATATAAGACAAGCATACGCTTCTTCTGACATAATAGAATATGCGATGCAACAGCAAGGAATTGATATGACTATAAGAGAACTTCCCGATAATTATTATGCACAAATACTTTCAAATCAACAGGTAAAAGACCAGCTTTCTAATTTTATTAACGATGATTATTCAGTAACTATGATTCTAGCAACAACAGATATTGCTGCAGATGATTCTCGTATGAACCTTCTAGCAACTAAAGTATTGCACGATATTGATAGTATGGGAAAACCTCCAGGAGTTGAAATAAAAGTTACAGGAACACCAATAATACAACAAAAACTAGGAGAGCTAATAGCTCAGGATAGAAGCAACACTCAATGGATATCCACAGGCCTAGTATTTCTAATTACCATGATATTGTTTGGAACATTCACATCAGCCTTAGTTCCAATAATAATAGTAACAATCAGCGTTAATTGGCTCTATGGGATAATGGGATATACGAACCTTCCAATAAGCACACTTGCTGGTGGCGTTGCAGCAATGGTTATTGGAATAGGGATAGATTATTCCATTCATATGATGAACAAATTCAAAAATGAAAGAAAAAAAGGAAATTCAATAGAAGAATCCGCAGTCAAAGCAGTAACGGAAACAGGAACCGCTCTGACAGGAGCAGCAGTTGCAACTATCTTAGCATTTTTAGCATTTTTACTAGGAGCAATGCCTGAAATGAATCGATTTGGACTATTAATGGCGATAGGTGTTAGTAGCGCTTTTATTCTTAGTATCTTTGGATTGCCTTCATTGCTTATAATTGAAGAAAAAATAATCCACGCAATAAGAAAAAAACTACACTTTGGAATAGAAGGAGAATATCAACTTTGCGATGTTAACGAAATACATCCTGAAACACACGAAGAAATTTCTTCAGACAAAGTAAAAAATGAAGAACTAAGAACCATGCTTAAAGGAAAAAAAATAATAAAGAAAAAAAAGGAATTAAAATGAACGAACTTGAGAAACTAGGACAAAAATTAGGAATTGCACAAAGCAAAAAACCAACACTATTCCTATTTTTACTAATACTTATTATAATTATAACTTTGCCAGGAATACCTTTACTTTTAGGAAACGTAGAGCCAAGTTTAGAAAAAATACTTCCTCAGGATGTACAAGAAGTTCAGACTATGAACGATATGCGAGCACAATTTGGAGCAGACATGATGTATGTTCTTGTAAAAGCTCAAGGACCAACTTACGACGTTCGTGACCCAGACGTTTTAAAATATGTCGACATACTTTCTGAAAGAATAAGAGAAAACGAATATATATTGCAAGTGCGTAATTTACCTGATTTAGTAAAGCAAGTCAACAACGGAATTATACCAGAATCAAATCAAGATATACAAAAATTAATGAATTTAAATCCTAACACTCCCAGTTTCATAAATCAAGATTATTCCATGACAATAATAGAAATAAGAAGCGATACAGGCGCAACATCCGAAACAATAGCACAAGTCGTAGAAGAATTAGAAAACGAATTTATGATTACGCAAGACCAAAACCCCGGAGTTAGTTTACAAATAACAGGATTTAATTCAATAGATAAAGCAACATTTCAAGTAATAATACAAGACTTTCAATACATAACAGGATTTTCATTTCTCTTCATGCTAATATTCCTAGGATTTTATTTTAAATCTATCAAAAAAATAATTGCATCTGTAGTTGTGATAATGACTGCAGTGATAATAACCTTGGGAATAACAGGATATTTAGGCCTAACTATAACTGTAGTAACGATGGTAGCAGCCGCAATGATAATGGCTCTTGGAATAAGCTATGGGATAAACGTAACGGTAGAATACTATTTACTAAGAAAACAACACAATAAAGAAAAAATTCTACCAGAACTAAATAAAAACATGATAAGAGCGCTAATCGGCAGTTCTTTAACAACAAGCGCAGGATTTTTAGCATTATTATTTGGAATAATACCTGCAATGAAAACTTTAGGAATAGTTCTTGCAATAGGTATATCAATAACGCTACTCATTAGCATACTATTCCTTCCTGTGATATTAATACTACAAGATAAAAAATACGAGGTAAAATAAAAATGAAAAAAACAATACAAATACTAATAATTGGAATGTTGATGGTTATAATGACTCAAGTAGTGAGCGCCAATCTAATATTGGACTCTGTACAATTTGATCCTCCAATAATAACATCTGGAGACCAAGTAGATTTATACGTTCAATACCACGATGAAATAGATGCAGATGACGATAGAACAAACAACCCAGACTACGAATTTAAAGTAGTTTTAGATTCTGCAGATACAATAACAAAAGAATATGTTACTATATTTGATGCGGATGGAGACGATCAGGCAAACAAAATAATTGCAGGCGCTTATTATTACAAAAAATACAGACTAAAAATAAACCAAAACGCACCAGCAGGAACATACCAATTTAAACTTTCAGGACAATGGTATTACAAAGGAAACCCAGAAAATACAGTAAGAGAAAGAACATTTCTTATGACTGTAAAAAAAGAAGGCATAATAATGAATGTAGCTCAATTGAGAACGGAACCCGCAGAAGTAAGACCAGGAGACAATTACGTTAAAATCGTATCTGTAATAGAAAACTCTGGAGAAAAATCCGCTAAAAGCATAGAAGTTAATTTAGAATTGCCTCCAGACATAACAGCATCATACACAGACAACAACAGACAGTATATTGGCATTTTAGCACCTGGAGAGAGCAAAGAAATAAACTTCTTTGTAGACATAGATAACTACGCAAAAACACAAATATACAAAGTAAACTACAACTTTCAATACATGGACTTAGACAATAACAAATATGAAAAAGAACAACAAACACCATTTTACGTAAAACCAAGACCTTACTTAGATATTACAAAAACAGAAGGAAGCGGCTTAGCAGGAACAACCTCAAACCTAAAAATATACGTCAAAAATACAGGAACAGAATCAGCAGAAAGCGTAGATGTAAGAATAGTAAAACAAAATTCGCAACCATTCAACTTTGATGTAAGATCAGACTACATAGGAGAACTGGAACCTGGCGAAGAAGGAATTGCAATAATCCCGGTAAGCATAACAAGCGATGCAGAAATCAAAACGCATGATTTTAAAGTAATGATAAGAAGCAAAGGAGACAGCGATGAAGGAGATGACAACATCTACACATACAACAGAAGAGCAAGTTTTGAAGTCACAGGAACAAAGCCAGACTACACAACTCCAATAGGCATAGCAATACTAGCAATAATCGTTTTGTTCCTAATAAGCAGAGCAATAGTAAAGAACAACAACAGCAAAGCAAACAGAGCAAAGAACAAGAAGTGAAATAAAATAACAGTCGCCTTGGTGAAAATTTGAGGAAAGCATAACGCGAATGCGTTAAAGCTTTTGCTTTCCGGTTCAGTTTTGTAGTCCATAGGACACAACAATCACCGCGACGTATGAGGTGTAATAAAATGATGAAGAAAAAAAACTTAATGCGTTTAATCATAGGTTTACTAGTAACGCTAAGCGCAGTACTAACATACCTATTCAGCCCATGGTGGCTCATCCTAACGCTATTTGTAGGATTAAACCTAATCCAATTCTCATTCACGAATTGGTGTTTAATGGAAGTAATTCTGGAGAAGATTGGTATAAAAGATTAATTTTTCTTTTATTATATCGTGTGTGTCTAAAAGTAGTTTTGCAACGTGTTTTCTACTATTTCTTAACTTATTAACTCTTAAAAAATAATAAATTAGACTTAAAAAATAGATTAGTAAAAATAATATTGTGGTGCACAAATAATATTTCTCAGATATTATGTTCATTATAGATATGTAAATAGATACTATGCCTATTGAAAGGGTCACTATTATTGTTATAAAAAGACTGATATCTGAATTTATGCTATCGAGATTTATTTGATTTAGTTTGAAAGTATACTACGTAGATTTTATTTCATTTTCTTTTTTCATTTAATGCCATACTCCTATTATATTTTTTCTTCTTCTGAATCTGAATGTTCCAAATGCACCTATTATTGCTAATGCTAAAAGGAATAACACTAATACCCATTCTGAAAAAGTTGTGCCTGGTGTTATTAACATCGCAAAACCGAATATGATTAGTATGTATATTGATATTATTGAAGCTATTGCAGATATTATTCTTAATATCCATATGTTTAAATCTGACATTAAGTTTAATCTGTTTATTTTTTTAAGAACTAACCAAGTAGTTTTTCCAAATAAGTATAAAGAAGCTATTACAAACAACCAAATCAATGGAATATTAAATGTACTAAGTTCTTTATTAAAATAATAATCTATAACTAAACTGGCCACTAAAAATATTAATGAATATAAGATGTATTTATTGGTATATCTGATTTTTTTCTTTCTTTTAAACTTCTGTTTTGTTTTGTGAAAATTTTTTTCGGGTTTATTTTTATGAGGGTTTCTTCGATTATGGTTTTTTCTTCTCATAATTGTTAATTTGCTTATTCTCTTTATATATTTTCTTTGAAATTCTGATAATATTTATATGCTGATATTGTTAAATATGTTATTATTGGTGGTTACTTTGCAAAAAAAGATATCTGGACATTATTTCTTGACAAGGATTTATAATCATATTTTTCAAGAGTTTATTTCTAAATATGATGATTCTAAGGTTGTCGGATATACGCATAGTACTACAAAGGAATTTGATACTAAATCATATGGAAAATATTATTTTTTAACTCAAAAAATTATTGATTATAGAAATAATATTTTGAACATGGAGTCTATTTCTGAAGAAAACATTGTTTTGGTATTAAAATATATTATTTCTTTATATTTTGAACATGACAGACCTTTTGATTTAGAAAAACCACTTAAAGAATTATTATCATATTCTAATCAAGAATTTAATGTAGATTTATATGATTTTTTTGAACAAGAAAATTTGATTTACGAACGAGAACTGCAAAGAAGACTGGAAGAGAAACGGCTAAGGGAAGAAAGAGAAAAACCATTTTTTAAGAAATTAGGAAGTAAAATAAGTTCTTTATTTAAAAAAGAAAAGAGATAATCTTTAAATAATTCATTTCATTTCCATTGTTTATCATGGATGTGGATATTGATATCGAGATTATTATGGGCGATATAACTAAGCTTAACGTTGATGCTATTGTTAATGCTGCTAATAGTTCTCTTTATGGCGGTGGAGGAGTTGATGGGGCGATTCATAGAGCTGCTGGCGAGGGTCTTCTTCGGGAATGCGAACGAATAAGAAGTAAACCTGAATATGTTGACGGCCTTGATACAGGGCAGGCAGTTATTACAAAAGGTTATAATCTTCCTGCAAAACACGTTATTCATACTGTTGGTCCTATTTATGATGCTGTTCCTAATCCTGCTGAACTTCTTGCTAATTCTTATTGGAATTCTTTAAAATTGGCTGAAGAAAATAAGCTGAAATCAATTGCGTTTCCTGCTATAAGCACGGGTGTTTTTGGTTATCCTAAGGAAGAAGCTTTAATGATAGTGGATAATGTTATTAGTGCTTTTGATTATAATTCAATTAAGAAAGTTATTTTGTGTTATTTCTCAGAGGAAGATAGGGTTTTAGCTGAAAAAGAATTCGATAAATAATCATATTGTAAGAACGATTAGATTGGTATTCCCAAGATTTGTTTTTTTAATAACTTCTCTTTGTTCAAGGACTTTGAGGATTCTGCTAATCTTGACTTTGTTGTATCCACTTAGAGCTACAAGTTTATTTTGCTCTATGCTTCCTTTGTTATCAAGTAAAATTCGAACAACTCTTCGCTCTTCACCTGGCAGTATTTTTAGAACTTTTCTTAACTGCAAATCGTTTAGTTTCCACTGAAATAAAACAACGAGTGCGCCTCCAAGAATTATAGAGACAAAGCTTATTCCGTAAACAATTAAAGGCAACGTGCTACTTTCTTCGGAGTAATATATTCCGTTAACTACTGAAAAAGCAACTCC
Proteins encoded in this region:
- a CDS encoding MMPL family transporter, which codes for MNELEKLGQKLGIAQSKKPTLFLFLLILIIIITLPGIPLLLGNVEPSLEKILPQDVQEVQTMNDMRAQFGADMMYVLVKAQGPTYDVRDPDVLKYVDILSERIRENEYILQVRNLPDLVKQVNNGIIPESNQDIQKLMNLNPNTPSFINQDYSMTIIEIRSDTGATSETIAQVVEELENEFMITQDQNPGVSLQITGFNSIDKATFQVIIQDFQYITGFSFLFMLIFLGFYFKSIKKIIASVVVIMTAVIITLGITGYLGLTITVVTMVAAAMIMALGISYGINVTVEYYLLRKQHNKEKILPELNKNMIRALIGSSLTTSAGFLALLFGIIPAMKTLGIVLAIGISITLLISILFLPVILILQDKKYEVK
- a CDS encoding O-acetyl-ADP-ribose deacetylase; amino-acid sequence: MDVDIDIEIIMGDITKLNVDAIVNAANSSLYGGGGVDGAIHRAAGEGLLRECERIRSKPEYVDGLDTGQAVITKGYNLPAKHVIHTVGPIYDAVPNPAELLANSYWNSLKLAEENKLKSIAFPAISTGVFGYPKEEALMIVDNVISAFDYNSIKKVILCYFSEEDRVLAEKEFDK
- a CDS encoding DUF2892 domain-containing protein; the protein is MKKKNLMRLIIGLLVTLSAVLTYLFSPWWLILTLFVGLNLIQFSFTNWCLMEVILEKIGIKD
- a CDS encoding MMPL family transporter, with the translated sequence MFKKILEKIARFQVKNPYITVLIILTITIILFSGMQNVRTVASMEKMMPPQVEEIKAFNTLRDNYLGQDMVAIVIKVDRESSATEGVIDVRDKRVTEYVQSLKKLIEESPDIRQAYASSDIIEYAMQQQGIDMTIRELPDNYYAQILSNQQVKDQLSNFINDDYSVTMILATTDIAADDSRMNLLATKVLHDIDSMGKPPGVEIKVTGTPIIQQKLGELIAQDRSNTQWISTGLVFLITMILFGTFTSALVPIIIVTISVNWLYGIMGYTNLPISTLAGGVAAMVIGIGIDYSIHMMNKFKNERKKGNSIEESAVKAVTETGTALTGAAVATILAFLAFLLGAMPEMNRFGLLMAIGVSSAFILSIFGLPSLLIIEEKIIHAIRKKLHFGIEGEYQLCDVNEIHPETHEEISSDKVKNEELRTMLKGKKIIKKKKELK